In Kineococcus sp. NBC_00420, a single genomic region encodes these proteins:
- a CDS encoding UvrD-helicase domain-containing protein, whose amino-acid sequence MPVEDFALTGPLLSGTTVLEASAGTGKTYTIAGLVTRYIAEGVAAVDELLVVTFGRAATAELRERVRERLVAARDALADPAAALRSEDAVIAQLATADVARRRARLSAALAGFDSATVATLHEFCRQVLTSLGTAADVDPTATLVEDVDDLVEEVCDDLYVRFAVRPGATPPPFPRAVALRIAREAVHRPDARIEPQGTVPETPENLRVRFAEGVRREVAQRKRSRRIMGFDDLLTRLRDALTADVAGPVACERLRRRYSVVLVDEFQDTDQVQWDILRTAFHGHCPLVLIGDPKQAIYAFRGADVRSYLEAAGVAGRTATLGTNFRSDPAVLRGTAALLRGAALGDGRIVVRPVSPRWASAALVGADGADDPAPVRLRVVARDGLPTTARTGVPAVADVRKVVARDVAEQVVAVLSEGLEVRARTGGAPRPLAAGDVAVLVRTGAQAVLVQEELRRRNVPCVLSRGPSVFATPAAREWVSLLEAVEQPHRALRVRRVALSAFVGLGAAELDEQGDRATDRLSVDLRAWGGVLTERGVSGMFAVLGEQHQLAGRLLGIEGGERRLTDLRHIAEVLHAESARNPGGGVSSLLSWLRGRVDEAAGDVDQERSRRLDTDRASVQIATVHTSKGLEFEVVCVPFGWDSTGGGSKDRLPVAHAPDGPRALHVGGASAPGYDAACRAADTEDLGEELRLFYVAVTRAISRLLVWWAPSTNTQRGALHRLLVADDVLDVPEKVSLPTDPVLRDRLGVLFPPGSGVAVEDVPARGALTRLAGATTAHADLSVATFRADVDLGWRRTSYSGLTRGVHDDNGSGRSVLSEPEVGATTDEVDAESAEPVDAGDPLGWKEVGSPMADLPAGTGFGTLVHSVLEGFDPSSPDRPAHLAALAREQFAPHLAEPLALALDPVLRTGMGPLAGGRALDGFGVADRLAELDFELPLAGGDESTGGGSRLGDVAGLLRRHLPVGDPVHRYADLLEDPVLAAEGLRGYLTGSIDAVLRADGRFLVVDYKTNRLAGPGEVLTAWHYRREALDEAVLAAHYPLQALLYCVALHRFLRWRQPGYDPAVHLGGVLYLFLRGMCGADVPVGPDGVPPGVWSWRPPAELVVALSELLAGRHA is encoded by the coding sequence ATGCCCGTCGAGGACTTCGCACTCACCGGCCCGCTGCTGAGCGGGACCACCGTCCTGGAGGCCAGCGCCGGCACGGGCAAGACCTACACGATCGCCGGGTTGGTGACCCGCTACATCGCCGAGGGGGTCGCCGCCGTCGACGAACTCCTCGTCGTCACGTTCGGCCGGGCCGCCACGGCGGAACTGCGCGAACGCGTCCGCGAACGGCTCGTCGCCGCCCGCGACGCCCTCGCCGACCCCGCCGCGGCGCTGCGCTCCGAGGACGCCGTCATCGCCCAGCTCGCCACCGCCGACGTCGCGCGACGCCGGGCCCGGTTGAGCGCGGCCCTCGCGGGTTTCGACTCGGCCACGGTCGCGACGCTGCACGAGTTCTGCCGGCAGGTCCTCACCAGCCTGGGGACCGCCGCCGACGTCGACCCGACGGCGACGCTGGTCGAGGACGTCGACGACCTCGTCGAGGAGGTCTGCGACGACCTCTACGTCCGCTTCGCCGTGCGGCCGGGGGCCACCCCGCCGCCGTTCCCGCGCGCCGTCGCCCTGCGGATCGCCCGCGAGGCCGTGCACCGTCCCGACGCGCGGATCGAACCGCAGGGCACCGTCCCCGAGACGCCCGAGAACCTCCGGGTCCGCTTCGCCGAGGGGGTGCGCCGTGAGGTCGCGCAGCGCAAGCGCTCGCGCCGGATCATGGGCTTCGACGACCTGCTGACCCGGTTGAGGGACGCGCTGACCGCCGACGTCGCCGGTCCCGTCGCCTGCGAGCGGTTGCGGCGCAGGTACTCCGTCGTCCTGGTCGACGAGTTCCAGGACACCGACCAGGTGCAGTGGGACATCCTCCGGACCGCCTTCCACGGGCACTGCCCGCTGGTGCTCATCGGCGACCCGAAGCAGGCGATCTACGCCTTCCGCGGCGCCGACGTCCGCAGCTACCTCGAGGCCGCCGGCGTCGCGGGACGGACGGCGACGCTGGGCACGAACTTCCGCAGCGACCCCGCCGTGCTGCGGGGAACGGCGGCGCTGCTGCGGGGTGCCGCCCTCGGCGACGGGCGGATCGTCGTCCGACCGGTGAGCCCGCGGTGGGCGTCGGCGGCGCTCGTCGGTGCGGACGGCGCCGACGATCCCGCCCCCGTCCGGTTGCGCGTCGTGGCGCGCGACGGACTGCCCACGACGGCCCGGACGGGGGTCCCCGCCGTCGCCGACGTGCGGAAGGTCGTGGCCCGCGACGTCGCGGAACAGGTCGTCGCGGTGCTCTCGGAGGGGCTCGAGGTCCGAGCGCGCACGGGTGGGGCACCGCGACCGCTGGCGGCCGGCGACGTCGCCGTCCTCGTCCGGACCGGGGCGCAGGCGGTGCTGGTCCAGGAGGAACTGCGGCGTCGCAACGTGCCCTGCGTGCTCTCCCGCGGTCCCAGCGTCTTCGCCACCCCCGCCGCCCGGGAATGGGTCTCGCTCCTCGAGGCCGTCGAGCAGCCGCACCGCGCGCTGCGGGTGCGGCGCGTCGCCCTGTCCGCCTTCGTCGGCCTCGGCGCCGCCGAGCTCGACGAACAGGGGGACCGCGCGACGGACCGGTTGTCCGTCGACCTGCGCGCCTGGGGCGGCGTGCTCACCGAGCGCGGGGTGTCGGGGATGTTCGCCGTCCTCGGCGAGCAGCACCAGCTGGCCGGTCGACTCCTCGGGATCGAGGGCGGCGAGCGCCGCCTCACCGACCTGCGCCACATCGCCGAGGTCCTGCACGCCGAGTCCGCGCGGAACCCCGGCGGTGGGGTGTCGAGCCTGCTGTCGTGGCTGCGCGGCCGCGTCGACGAGGCCGCGGGCGACGTCGACCAGGAACGGTCGCGGCGGTTGGACACTGACCGCGCCTCGGTCCAGATCGCGACCGTCCACACCAGCAAGGGCCTGGAGTTCGAGGTCGTCTGCGTGCCCTTCGGCTGGGACTCCACCGGAGGTGGTTCCAAGGACCGGCTCCCCGTCGCGCACGCCCCGGACGGGCCGCGCGCCCTGCACGTGGGGGGCGCCTCCGCACCCGGCTACGACGCGGCCTGCCGCGCCGCCGACACCGAGGACCTCGGCGAGGAACTGCGGTTGTTCTACGTCGCGGTGACCCGGGCGATCTCCCGCCTCCTCGTGTGGTGGGCGCCCAGCACGAACACCCAGCGCGGTGCGCTGCACCGGTTGCTGGTGGCCGACGACGTCCTCGACGTGCCCGAGAAGGTGTCGCTGCCCACCGATCCGGTGCTGCGCGACCGGCTCGGCGTGCTCTTCCCGCCCGGTTCCGGGGTGGCCGTCGAGGACGTGCCCGCCCGCGGGGCGCTGACGCGGCTGGCGGGCGCGACGACAGCCCACGCCGACCTCTCGGTCGCCACGTTCCGTGCGGACGTCGACCTCGGCTGGCGGCGCACGTCGTACTCCGGCCTGACCCGGGGCGTGCACGACGACAACGGCAGCGGGCGGTCGGTGCTCTCCGAACCCGAGGTCGGGGCCACCACCGACGAGGTCGACGCCGAGTCCGCCGAACCGGTCGACGCCGGTGACCCGCTGGGCTGGAAGGAGGTCGGATCGCCCATGGCCGACCTCCCGGCGGGGACGGGGTTCGGGACCCTGGTCCACTCGGTGCTGGAGGGTTTCGACCCCTCCTCCCCGGACCGCCCGGCGCACCTCGCGGCGCTGGCCCGCGAGCAGTTCGCGCCGCACCTGGCGGAACCGTTGGCCCTCGCCCTCGACCCGGTGCTGCGCACGGGGATGGGACCGCTGGCCGGTGGGCGCGCCCTGGACGGTTTCGGCGTGGCGGACCGTCTCGCCGAACTCGACTTCGAACTCCCGCTGGCCGGGGGCGACGAGTCCACCGGCGGGGGTTCCCGCCTCGGTGACGTCGCCGGGTTGCTGCGCCGCCACCTGCCGGTCGGCGACCCCGTGCACCGCTACGCGGACCTGCTGGAGGACCCCGTCCTCGCGGCCGAGGGGTTGCGCGGCTACCTCACCGGGTCCATCGACGCCGTCCTGCGCGCCGACGGTCGGTTCCTCGTCGTCGACTACAAGACGAACCGCCTCGCCGGGCCGGGGGAGGTCCTGACCGCCTGGCACTACCGGCGCGAGGCCCTCGACGAGGCCGTCCTCGCCGCGCACTACCCGCTGCAGGCGCTGCTGTACTGCGTCGCGCTGCACCGCTTCCTGCGCTGGCGCCAGCCGGGGTACGACCCGGCCGTCCACCTCGGCGGGGTCCTGTACCTGTTCCTGCGGGGGATGTGCGGGGCGGACGTCCCCGTGGGGCCGGACGGCGTGCCGCCCGGCGTCTGGTCGTGGCGGCCACCGGCGGAGCTCGTCGTCGCCCTGTCCGAACTGCTCGCCGGGAGGCACGCGTGA
- a CDS encoding VOC family protein has translation MACHLSELVLECHDPAKLSEFWCAVLGYVELDVDVDAIEIGPASGFGGPAPTIVLSPTTEPRTAKSRLHFDVNATDRDQAEELQRLLSLGARPADVGQDGTEGWHVLQDPEGNEFCLLRTRLDQP, from the coding sequence ATGGCCTGCCACCTGAGCGAACTCGTCCTGGAGTGCCACGACCCGGCGAAGCTGTCGGAGTTCTGGTGCGCCGTCCTCGGCTACGTCGAACTCGACGTCGACGTCGACGCCATCGAGATCGGCCCGGCGAGCGGTTTCGGGGGGCCGGCCCCGACGATCGTCCTGTCCCCCACGACCGAGCCGCGGACCGCGAAGTCGCGCCTGCACTTCGACGTCAACGCCACCGACCGCGACCAGGCCGAGGAACTGCAGCGCCTGCTCTCGCTCGGCGCCCGCCCCGCCGACGTCGGCCAGGACGGCACCGAGGGTTGGCACGTCCTGCAGGACCCCGAGGGCAACGAGTTCTGCCTGCTGCGGACGCGGTTGGACCAGCCGTGA
- a CDS encoding MsnO8 family LLM class oxidoreductase: protein MLLSLLDRSRTRTGRSDADALQATLRRARRAEQLGLHRFWVAEHHAVPGVVGSAPTVLMASVAAVTSRIRVGTAGVMLPNHTPFVVAEQIATLAALHPGRIDVGVGRSVGFTAPVRRALGVSSADGFEDRLAELLDWLHGRGPVTLRPLVPPPPVWLLATGGGLEIAARAGLPVVVAGPVLTDPEPLHRYRAASPPGRARVTLSVDVLVADSVAAARRELLPQAVALARTRSRGEFGALPSPEEAAAAQLSARERADVERNLASTVHGDEAEVLDRLQDLVQRTGAVELMTSTTLHDEAAEAEADTRLARLLARLRTGG, encoded by the coding sequence GTGCTGCTGTCGCTGCTGGACCGTTCGCGGACCCGGACCGGCCGCTCCGACGCCGACGCGCTGCAGGCGACCCTGCGCCGGGCCCGGCGGGCCGAGCAGCTCGGCCTGCACCGGTTCTGGGTGGCCGAGCACCACGCCGTCCCCGGGGTGGTGGGTTCCGCGCCCACGGTGCTGATGGCCTCCGTCGCGGCGGTGACGTCGCGGATCCGGGTCGGGACGGCCGGGGTGATGCTGCCCAACCACACCCCCTTCGTGGTCGCCGAGCAGATCGCGACCCTGGCGGCGCTGCACCCGGGGCGCATCGACGTCGGGGTCGGGCGGTCGGTGGGCTTCACGGCGCCCGTGCGCCGGGCGCTGGGGGTGAGCAGCGCGGACGGTTTCGAGGACCGCCTCGCGGAGCTGCTCGACTGGTTGCACGGCCGGGGTCCGGTGACCCTGCGACCGCTGGTCCCGCCCCCGCCGGTGTGGTTGCTCGCGACGGGCGGCGGGCTGGAGATCGCCGCGCGGGCCGGGTTGCCGGTCGTCGTGGCGGGGCCGGTGCTCACCGATCCCGAGCCGCTGCACCGCTACCGGGCCGCCTCCCCGCCGGGGCGGGCCCGGGTGACGCTCTCCGTGGACGTGCTCGTCGCCGACTCCGTGGCGGCGGCCCGGCGCGAGCTGCTGCCGCAGGCGGTGGCCCTGGCCCGCACCCGCAGTCGCGGGGAGTTCGGCGCCCTGCCCAGCCCCGAGGAGGCCGCCGCCGCACAGCTCAGCGCCCGGGAACGCGCCGACGTCGAGCGGAACCTCGCCTCGACGGTGCACGGCGACGAGGCCGAGGTCCTCGACCGCCTGCAGGACCTGGTGCAGCGGACCGGCGCGGTGGAGCTGATGACGAGCACGACCCTGCACGACGAAGCGGCCGAAGCCGAGGCCGACACCCGCCTCGCCCGGTTGCTCGCCCGCCTCAGAACTGGCGGTTGA
- the recD gene encoding exodeoxyribonuclease V subunit alpha — MTSPAATEVEPDRSVTLARSATGLLREFNDLGLLRAADVHVARRLGAVTGEEDERVLLAVALAVRAVRHGSVVLHLRTAPETVVPEDVDDSGAVAAVPVQWPEPQAWLEAVRRSVLTVEHAAGADEDTAAPLHLVGDGIWLDRYWRQELTVARDLRDRSTAVAHYDPALVVEVLDRLWPGDPGDDQRVAAALCLSHGVSVLGGGPGTGKTTTVARLLAAVHALSPGTPRVALAAPTGKAAARLTEAVVQAAGTEVFTAAEREFLQGSSASTLHRLLGIRPGSVRARFDAEHRLPHDVVIVDEASMVGLGVMARLLAALRPGARLVLVGDPQQLASVEVGAVLADLVAPAGSGGAPHGVAMLTRTHRFADRGGIANIAAAVRAGAADEVVDLLRAGGPDVEFLEVPDEELVSGAALETIRADVLLRSRAVVEAARAGDARAALIALDTHRMLCAHRRGTRGVSHWSWLAQRWAVEELGVQPRTDGRYVGLPVIVTANDAGVGVYNGDTGVVLEREETLVAAIARGEGPLIVPLARLAAVEPVHAMTVHRSQGSQFDTVTVLAAPERSPLATREMFYTALTRAKVRVRVVGSAEAVAAAVSRPLARATGLADRLRG, encoded by the coding sequence GTGACCAGCCCCGCCGCGACCGAGGTGGAACCCGACCGTTCGGTCACGCTCGCCCGCAGCGCCACCGGCCTGCTGCGGGAGTTCAACGACCTCGGGCTCCTGCGCGCCGCCGACGTCCACGTCGCGCGCCGGCTCGGGGCGGTGACGGGGGAGGAGGACGAACGGGTCCTGCTCGCCGTCGCCCTCGCCGTCCGCGCCGTCCGGCACGGTTCCGTCGTCCTGCACCTGCGGACGGCCCCGGAGACCGTCGTCCCCGAGGACGTCGACGACTCCGGTGCCGTCGCCGCGGTCCCCGTGCAGTGGCCCGAACCGCAGGCGTGGCTGGAGGCGGTGCGGCGCAGCGTGTTGACCGTCGAGCACGCCGCCGGTGCCGACGAGGACACGGCCGCACCGCTGCACCTGGTCGGGGACGGGATCTGGCTGGACCGGTACTGGCGCCAGGAACTCACCGTCGCCCGCGACCTGCGCGACCGCAGCACCGCCGTCGCCCACTACGACCCGGCGCTGGTCGTCGAGGTGCTCGACCGGTTGTGGCCGGGGGACCCGGGCGACGACCAGCGGGTCGCGGCGGCGCTGTGCCTCTCGCACGGGGTCTCCGTGCTCGGCGGGGGGCCGGGGACGGGCAAGACGACGACCGTCGCCCGGTTGCTGGCCGCCGTCCACGCGCTCTCGCCCGGAACCCCGCGGGTCGCGCTGGCCGCGCCCACGGGCAAGGCCGCGGCACGCTTGACCGAGGCCGTCGTGCAGGCGGCCGGCACCGAGGTGTTCACCGCCGCCGAGCGGGAGTTCCTGCAGGGGTCCAGCGCCTCGACCCTGCACCGGCTGCTGGGGATCCGCCCCGGATCGGTGCGGGCCCGCTTCGACGCCGAGCACCGGTTGCCGCACGACGTGGTCATCGTCGACGAGGCGTCCATGGTCGGACTGGGGGTCATGGCGCGCCTGCTCGCGGCGTTGCGCCCCGGGGCCCGGCTGGTGCTCGTGGGGGACCCGCAGCAACTGGCCTCCGTCGAGGTCGGCGCCGTCCTCGCCGACCTCGTCGCCCCCGCGGGGTCCGGCGGCGCCCCGCACGGGGTCGCGATGCTGACCCGGACCCACCGCTTCGCCGACCGCGGCGGGATCGCGAACATCGCCGCGGCCGTCCGGGCCGGGGCCGCCGACGAGGTCGTCGACCTGCTGCGGGCCGGCGGGCCGGACGTGGAGTTCCTCGAGGTGCCCGACGAGGAACTCGTCTCCGGGGCCGCGCTGGAGACGATCCGCGCCGACGTGCTCCTGCGTTCCCGCGCCGTCGTCGAGGCTGCCCGGGCGGGCGACGCCCGGGCCGCGCTGATCGCCCTGGACACCCACCGGATGCTCTGCGCCCACCGGCGGGGAACCCGTGGGGTCTCGCACTGGAGTTGGCTGGCCCAGCGCTGGGCGGTCGAGGAACTCGGGGTGCAGCCCCGCACCGACGGCCGCTACGTCGGCCTCCCCGTCATCGTCACCGCCAACGACGCGGGCGTCGGCGTCTACAACGGCGACACCGGGGTGGTCCTGGAACGCGAGGAGACCCTCGTCGCCGCGATCGCCCGCGGCGAGGGACCGCTGATCGTCCCGCTCGCCCGGCTCGCGGCCGTCGAACCCGTCCACGCCATGACCGTCCACCGCAGCCAGGGCTCGCAGTTCGACACCGTCACCGTACTGGCAGCCCCGGAGCGTTCACCGCTGGCGACGCGGGAGATGTTCTACACCGCCCTGACCCGTGCGAAGGTCCGGGTCCGGGTGGTGGGGTCCGCGGAGGCTGTGGCCGCGGCCGTCAGTCGTCCGCTGGCGCGGGCGACGGGGTTGGCGGACCGGTTGCGGGGCTGA
- the recC gene encoding exodeoxyribonuclease V subunit gamma, with the protein MLHVHRSESATALVAGLADVLRHPAPGADPFAPDVLAVGARGTERWIAQRLSHHLGAGPGGDDGICARVDFSSPAALLDGVLADVIRATLARIRPEVADAVERWAPEALTWNVLEVLEDIAPLEGPAPDDRPGFAVLRHHLGTAPGEDTPRVRRTAAASRLAGLFARYGGARPELLRDWAAGGDGGVPADLAWQPEVFRAVREHVGLPAPAELLDDVCTALRGDPSLTGVGSRFGVFVVTRLAASRLQVLSALAEHREVHLFLQHPSPAVWDAIARRGPTGLRRGPDADDLVTHPLLQSMSRDVRELQARLHQAAPGHGDVHHPAPTPRDTLLGRLQEALAHDEVPLPRPDPGPGDTSVQVHSCHGRARQVEVLREVVLGLLDADPTLQPRDVLVMCPDVETYAPLVSAVFSTDSHPGGGLRVSVADRSALQTNPLLGLAARLLVLAQSRLTATDVLDLAGSAAVRERFDLDDEALEQIREWTVDAGVHWGLSARHRSAWALGNLAQGSWRAGLDRLLVGVAVGGAHEEDLVGPLDAAVVPLADVESSRIDLAGRFAELVDRLDGAVTRLSGRRSVAAWCEALLDGVLDLADTTADTTWQATQLRRELGVVAADAARAGTATVGLADVAALVAERFAGRPQRANFRTGALTVCTLTPMRSVPHRVVCLLGMDDGAFPRVTFPDADDVLSRDPHLGDRDPRSEDRQVLLDAICSARDTLVLTYSGKDVRTGAKLPPAVPVGELLDTLEAAAPGVKQRIVVQHPLQPTDPRNFTAHALGRPGAFSYDRTAFGGAATGHREPVAPPEFLPVGLPPAPPADLDLDQLVQFFQHPARGFLRQRLEVASATREEEPADALPVELDALQKWAVGDRALAARLRGTDPGEIVRLESARGDLPPGPLGTAVLRDVGPVVDQIAGVTAEFDTGHPRSVDVELDLTVPDVGEVRLTGNVRGVRPVRAGGRATGDVAVTTTFSRVRAKQTLRAWLELLALSAADPGTEFRSVVVGRGGGGSVGLLTLGPVPAQVARDLLVDLLELRSHGLRFPLPLPVDTTFAWAQSAWNRRPDEVCRRDASRSWVSEHAFDKEDKQEENVTVWGEGAPVDVLLDWTPPPGAPPGSPQNFAAAAQRVWEPLLGAYRMDER; encoded by the coding sequence GTGCTCCACGTCCACCGTTCCGAAAGCGCCACGGCCCTCGTCGCCGGCCTCGCCGACGTCCTGCGCCACCCGGCTCCCGGGGCGGACCCCTTCGCCCCCGACGTGCTGGCCGTCGGCGCGCGCGGGACGGAACGCTGGATCGCGCAACGCCTCTCCCACCACCTCGGCGCCGGGCCGGGCGGGGACGACGGGATCTGCGCCCGCGTCGACTTCTCCTCCCCGGCCGCCCTGCTCGACGGCGTCCTCGCCGACGTCATCCGGGCCACCCTCGCCCGGATCCGCCCGGAGGTGGCCGACGCCGTCGAGCGCTGGGCGCCCGAGGCCCTCACCTGGAACGTCCTCGAGGTCCTCGAGGACATCGCCCCGCTCGAGGGCCCGGCCCCCGACGACCGCCCCGGGTTCGCCGTCCTGCGCCACCACCTCGGGACCGCACCGGGCGAGGACACGCCCCGCGTGCGGCGCACGGCCGCGGCCTCGCGCCTCGCCGGCCTCTTCGCCCGCTACGGCGGGGCCCGGCCGGAGCTGCTGCGCGACTGGGCCGCGGGAGGCGACGGGGGAGTGCCCGCCGACCTGGCCTGGCAGCCGGAGGTGTTCCGCGCCGTGCGGGAGCACGTCGGCCTGCCCGCCCCCGCCGAACTGCTCGACGACGTCTGCACGGCGCTGCGGGGCGACCCGTCCCTGACCGGCGTCGGGTCGCGGTTCGGGGTCTTCGTCGTGACGCGCCTCGCCGCGAGCCGGCTGCAGGTGCTCTCCGCGCTCGCCGAGCACCGCGAGGTCCACCTGTTCCTCCAGCACCCGAGCCCCGCGGTGTGGGACGCGATCGCCCGTCGGGGCCCGACCGGGCTCCGCCGGGGACCGGACGCCGACGACCTCGTCACCCACCCGCTCCTGCAGTCGATGTCGCGCGACGTGCGCGAACTGCAGGCGCGCCTGCATCAGGCCGCCCCCGGCCACGGGGACGTCCACCACCCCGCCCCGACCCCGCGCGACACCCTGCTCGGACGGCTGCAGGAAGCCCTCGCCCACGACGAGGTCCCCCTCCCGCGACCGGATCCGGGTCCGGGCGACACCTCGGTCCAGGTCCACTCCTGCCACGGCCGCGCCCGCCAGGTCGAGGTCCTGCGCGAGGTCGTCCTGGGCCTCCTCGACGCCGACCCCACCCTGCAGCCGCGCGACGTCCTCGTCATGTGCCCCGACGTCGAGACCTACGCGCCGCTGGTGTCCGCGGTCTTCTCCACCGACTCCCACCCCGGCGGGGGCCTGCGGGTCTCGGTGGCCGACCGCTCCGCGCTGCAGACCAACCCGCTGCTCGGCCTCGCCGCCCGCCTGCTGGTGCTCGCCCAGAGCAGGCTCACCGCCACCGACGTCCTCGACCTCGCCGGCTCCGCCGCCGTCCGCGAACGCTTCGACCTCGACGACGAGGCGCTGGAGCAGATCCGCGAGTGGACCGTCGACGCGGGCGTGCACTGGGGCCTCAGTGCCCGGCACCGCAGCGCGTGGGCGCTGGGCAACCTCGCCCAGGGGTCCTGGCGGGCCGGGCTCGACCGCCTCCTCGTCGGGGTCGCCGTCGGCGGCGCCCACGAGGAGGACCTCGTCGGGCCCCTCGACGCCGCCGTCGTCCCGCTCGCCGACGTCGAGTCCAGCCGGATCGACCTCGCCGGACGCTTCGCCGAACTCGTCGACCGCCTCGACGGGGCCGTGACCCGCCTGTCCGGTCGCCGCAGCGTCGCGGCCTGGTGCGAAGCGCTGCTCGACGGGGTCCTCGACCTCGCCGACACCACCGCGGACACCACCTGGCAGGCCACGCAGCTGCGTCGTGAGCTCGGGGTCGTCGCGGCCGACGCCGCGCGGGCCGGGACGGCCACCGTCGGGCTCGCCGACGTCGCCGCGCTCGTCGCCGAACGCTTCGCCGGCCGCCCCCAGCGCGCGAACTTCCGCACCGGAGCGCTGACCGTCTGCACCCTCACCCCGATGCGCTCCGTCCCGCACCGCGTGGTCTGCCTGCTGGGCATGGACGACGGCGCCTTCCCCCGGGTCACCTTCCCCGACGCCGACGACGTCCTCTCCCGCGATCCCCACCTCGGTGACCGCGATCCGCGCAGCGAGGACCGCCAGGTCCTGCTCGACGCGATCTGCTCCGCGCGCGACACCCTCGTGCTCACCTACTCCGGCAAGGACGTCCGCACCGGCGCGAAGCTGCCCCCGGCCGTCCCCGTCGGTGAGCTCCTCGACACCCTCGAGGCGGCGGCCCCCGGCGTCAAGCAGCGGATCGTCGTCCAGCACCCGCTGCAGCCGACCGACCCCCGCAACTTCACCGCCCACGCCCTGGGTCGCCCCGGCGCGTTCAGCTACGACCGCACCGCCTTCGGCGGAGCGGCGACGGGCCACCGGGAGCCCGTCGCGCCCCCGGAGTTCCTCCCCGTCGGCCTGCCGCCCGCCCCGCCGGCCGACCTCGACCTCGACCAGCTCGTGCAGTTCTTCCAGCACCCCGCCCGCGGGTTCCTGCGCCAACGCCTGGAGGTCGCCTCCGCGACCCGGGAGGAGGAACCCGCCGACGCGCTGCCCGTCGAACTCGACGCCCTGCAGAAGTGGGCCGTCGGCGACCGGGCGCTCGCGGCCCGGCTGCGCGGCACCGACCCGGGCGAGATCGTCCGGCTGGAGTCCGCGCGGGGGGACCTGCCGCCCGGCCCGCTCGGGACGGCCGTCCTGCGCGACGTCGGGCCGGTGGTGGACCAGATCGCCGGGGTGACCGCGGAGTTCGACACCGGCCACCCCCGCAGTGTCGACGTCGAACTCGACCTCACCGTCCCCGACGTCGGGGAGGTCCGGCTCACCGGCAACGTCCGCGGGGTCAGGCCGGTGCGCGCCGGGGGCCGCGCCACCGGTGACGTCGCCGTCACCACCACCTTCTCCCGCGTCCGGGCCAAGCAGACGCTGCGCGCCTGGCTCGAGCTGCTCGCCCTCTCCGCCGCCGACCCCGGCACGGAGTTCCGCAGCGTCGTCGTCGGCCGCGGCGGCGGCGGCAGCGTCGGCCTGCTGACCCTCGGCCCGGTCCCGGCGCAGGTGGCCCGCGACCTGCTCGTCGACCTGCTGGAACTGCGCTCGCACGGTCTGCGGTTCCCGCTGCCGCTGCCCGTGGACACCACCTTCGCCTGGGCCCAGTCCGCCTGGAACCGGCGTCCCGACGAGGTGTGCCGCCGCGACGCCTCCCGGAGCTGGGTGTCGGAGCACGCCTTCGACAAGGAGGACAAGCAGGAGGAGAACGTCACCGTGTGGGGGGAGGGTGCGCCCGTCGACGTCCTGCTCGACTGGACCCCGCCGCCCGGCGCACCACCGGGCAGCCCGCAGAACTTCGCCGCTGCGGCGCAACGGGTCTGGGAACCGTTGCTGGGTGCCTACCGGATGGACGAACGCTGA
- a CDS encoding Ltp family lipoprotein has translation MDIPVTGSFAELWSSQGGQSGFLGQPTSGEVPIKNGGVFQNFQGGTLYWSPSTGPHSVSGDFFRFYGGQGYENGFLGYPTSQEVLIRAGGVFQNYQGGTLYWSPGAGAHSVSGSFRALYGARGYENGVFGYPVSQEVPIRAGGVFQNFQGGTFYWSPSTGAQALQGSILDAYRSTGSEGGKLGYPTSSEFDIAGGKRTNFQGGYIEWSAARGALVNQSIARPVVEAPPTVSQQNAVKKAKSYLDFTSFSRSGLIGQLEYEGFSTADATYGVDHVTVDWYDQAKKKAASYLQFSSFSRQGLIDQLEYEGFTHDQAVYGVNSTGL, from the coding sequence ATGGACATCCCTGTGACGGGTTCGTTCGCTGAACTCTGGTCCAGCCAGGGTGGCCAGTCCGGCTTCCTCGGGCAGCCCACGTCGGGTGAGGTGCCGATCAAGAACGGCGGAGTGTTCCAGAACTTCCAGGGCGGGACCCTCTACTGGTCGCCGTCGACGGGCCCGCACTCGGTGTCCGGCGACTTCTTCCGCTTCTACGGTGGCCAGGGCTACGAGAACGGTTTCCTCGGGTACCCGACCTCGCAGGAGGTGCTGATCCGAGCTGGTGGGGTGTTCCAGAACTACCAGGGCGGGACGTTGTACTGGTCTCCCGGCGCAGGGGCGCACAGCGTCTCGGGTTCCTTCCGGGCCCTCTACGGGGCTCGGGGTTACGAGAACGGCGTCTTCGGCTACCCGGTCTCGCAGGAAGTCCCCATCCGCGCCGGCGGCGTCTTCCAGAACTTCCAAGGTGGCACCTTCTACTGGTCGCCCTCGACGGGAGCACAGGCGCTCCAGGGGTCCATCCTGGACGCTTACCGCAGCACCGGTTCCGAAGGGGGGAAGCTCGGCTACCCCACGTCAAGCGAGTTCGACATCGCCGGTGGGAAGCGGACGAACTTCCAGGGCGGCTACATCGAGTGGAGCGCCGCGCGGGGAGCGCTGGTCAACCAGTCCATCGCGCGCCCGGTGGTGGAAGCGCCGCCCACGGTTTCCCAGCAGAATGCCGTCAAGAAGGCCAAGTCCTACCTCGACTTCACCTCGTTCTCCCGCTCCGGGTTGATCGGGCAGCTGGAGTACGAGGGCTTCTCGACCGCCGATGCCACCTACGGCGTGGACCACGTCACCGTGGACTGGTACGACCAGGCCAAGAAGAAGGCCGCCTCCTACCTGCAGTTCAGCTCCTTCTCCCGGCAGGGCTTGATCGATCAGCTCGAGTACGAGGGGTTCACCCACGATCAGGCCGTCTACGGGGTCAACTCGACCGGTCTGTGA